The nucleotide sequence TGCTTAATTTAGGCGTGATTTTCCTCATCCCCAGCCCTTCTCCCCGCATGAAAGGGGAGCCAAGAGGTAGTCTCCTCTCCCAAAGGGAGATGGTTAGGGCTGGTTTTAACTTATGTTCAGCAACACCTTAAATAGGCAACTCCTGTAACTCCCGCTACTCCCTCCAAATTTAAACTACAGTAAATCGGTCGGAATAGTGGTGTTTGAGCCGTTAAGTTAGGACTGTATCACGCTCATTTTGGAAAAGCAAGCAGGTTTTCCCCAAATTTTCTGGCGCTCGCATATGGTAAATCTCCCCGGTTTAGTAAAAAATCAAGGGTTTGAGGCTATTACGTTAGGGATTCTTGAAGAGTAAGAGTAAAACGAATGCCACTTTGTCTATCGGAATACAGAGGATTATGCTATAATCCCTACAATTTGCTCATCTAAACGCTACTTTTTCGGCACGAGATAAAATATTAGTAAGTTAACGAATAACTACAAAGAAAATCACTCTAGTTAAAGTAAAAGAGGACCTTAACGGCTAATTAAACTTAGCTTTCTAAGCGTTAAGGCTCATACCGCTTCAATAATTACTTGCTATAAATCCCCCTTTTGTTCCTCATTTGGAGAAGAGCAAAAGGGGGATTTATAAATATAGCTCAAACAAATAAATTAGTATCAGCTAGCTATCTCGAATTGCAGGAGACATTGCTAGGGTTGCGGCTGCTTTTTCCATCGCTGCAATATTAGATCCTGACCAAGAGCGAGTTTCCTGGCAGTGATGAGCAACTAACAGCCCCCACAGCCTGGTATTATTCAGGACTGGGACGACTAAATTAGCGCGAACCTGTAGTTTTCGGAGAAAATCGCGGTGGCAAGGTTGGATTGGTTCTATTTCAATATCTGCGATGGCTCTTACACGTCCTGCTTGGTACATACCAGCATATTCGCCATTAAAACACTCATCGGGGCCAGTTGTTCCCAAGATAGAAAACTTGCTATAGCTCAAAGACTCAAATGTAACCTGGCCTTCCCACTCGCGGTA is from Microcoleus sp. FACHB-831 and encodes:
- a CDS encoding GAF domain-containing protein yields the protein MSDPGLQKLISRLSDTLVRDSLVQETTNYLRDLLDVDRVVLYYFYREWEGQVTFESLSYSKFSILGTTGPDECFNGEYAGMYQAGRVRAIADIEIEPIQPCHRDFLRKLQVRANLVVPVLNNTRLWGLLVAHHCQETRSWSGSNIAAMEKAAATLAMSPAIRDS